The Acidobacteriota bacterium genome contains the following window.
TCGCGGGGAACGGGGATGGGGTCACCGTAGGCAAAGACCACCCGCGTGAAGGGCAGGGGGATCATGAAGCCGTCCCAGGAATCCAGCGTTTTTTTTTCCGGGCGGCCACGGCGATGGGGACGATGGGCAGGCCCGAGAGGCGGGCCGCCTGGACCACCCCCGCCTGGGCCACCCTCGCCGGCCCCCGAGGCCCGTCCGGGGTGAAGGCCAGATCGTATCCTTCCCTGACCTTTCGGAGCAGAGCGTGGAGGGCCCGGACCCCTCCCCGCGTGGAGGAGCCCCGCGTGGGGTCCATTCCGAAGCGGCGCATGACGCGGGTCACGAGCTCCCCGTCCCGGTGCTCGGAGACGAGAAAGGTGAGCCGCTGGCCCACATAGGCGTAGACCATGAGAAGGAGATGCCCGTGCCAGAAGGCCATGATGTACTGTCCGCCCGATGCCTTGAGGGCTTCCAGGGGCTCGCGGCCGACGTGGCGGACGCGCACCGAACGGTACAGGCCCTTGACGAAGAGGGCCAGGGGGCCCGGCGCCGCCTTCAGCAGCAGGCCCTGACCCATCCGCGCAAGGAGAGATTTGGCCAACGGACGCCTCCACGTGCGCCCATTATGGCGGGCGCCGCGTCCCGCGTCCAGAGGTCTGGATGCGGCGATCCGCGAGAAGGCCTCGACGGCGGCCTCCCAAACCCGCCCTTTTCCTGCCTTCGTCGGGCTTCCTCGCCTCTCGCGCGCCCCTGGGCCCGGCCCCGGAGCTCCTACCTTCCCCGGGTCATCTCGGAAACCAGAACCCTCAATTCGCTTTCGGCCCGGGCCAGCTCCGCCGCGGCGGCCTTGTAGTTGTGGACCCCTTTGGCCCGGTCCAGGTAAACGACACGGTCCGAAACCGCTTGCAGCCTCCGCGAATAGGAGGTCGTGGGCGCCTGACGGCGGGTCAGGAGACCCAGGGAGAGGCGCGCCTCGTCCTCCAGGGCCCTCACCCGATCCCGGCGCTCCGCCAGGTCTTTCCGCCAGGCCGCGAGATCGGCGGAGCCCTGGGCGTCGTGGCAACCCTCGCAGGACTTGGCGACTTCGGCCAGGGCCTCGGATTTCGTGGGATCGTGGCAATCCGCGCACCCCACGGAGGCGGCCATGGTGTCGGGGACCGCCTTCATGCCCAGCCCGGCCGGAAGGGTCCCCTTGTAGAGGGCCTCCTGGCGAGGGTGGCACCGGGCGCACGAAGCCTGGGCGCTGTCGTGGTGGCAAGGGGCGCAGTCCTTGGGCGACCCCAGGACCAGGGCCTTGTGCTTCCCGGCCTCGTGGCAGGTGTCGCAGGTCAACCCTGCGGACTTCACGTGGTAGGAGTGGGGTACGTCCACGCCCTGGAAGTCATACGGGTCCGGGCGCGCGATGAAGCCGTGGCAGGACTCGGTGCAGTAAGAGAAGTCGTCCTGGGCGAAGGCGGGGCGGAGG
Protein-coding sequences here:
- a CDS encoding lysophospholipid acyltransferase family protein, with the translated sequence MAKSLLARMGQGLLLKAAPGPLALFVKGLYRSVRVRHVGREPLEALKASGGQYIMAFWHGHLLLMVYAYVGQRLTFLVSEHRDGELVTRVMRRFGMDPTRGSSTRGGVRALHALLRKVREGYDLAFTPDGPRGPARVAQAGVVQAARLSGLPIVPIAVAARKKKRWIPGTAS